Part of the Prunus dulcis chromosome 8, ALMONDv2, whole genome shotgun sequence genome is shown below.
TATCAGAGAATCGAGCACTGCTAAACTCAGTTGAATTatcaattgattttgagaagGATATGCTCCGGAATGAGTCCTCAAGGGAGCGCTGGAGAAGCTCAGGCTGGCCAGGGACAATGCCACCAGGCTCAAGGGATGCGGCAGGGATTGAGTGCATGTTGCAGTGCATCCTGCGTGGTCCCCTAGTGCCAAGTACATTTAACTCATATGTCACCTGAGCAATGTTGTAGCTGCCAGTAGGAACCTTGGGAGAGACCTTTTTAGAGTAAAACCGACGGCTTTGGCCAGGTGGGTAAAGCTGAGCGCTGTTGTAGGGAGGCTGGGTATCATAAATAATGAATTTGGTGCCTAGAAAATTAGACCTGAAAATGATGCACGTTAAACCAAACCAGATAGAAACTGCTTCAGGCCGATCAATAACAAAAATGAAGGGAAAGTAATATCCTAATACAATTATAATTACTATTGCATGTCCGCAAATTGATTTGTTTAGCTGCATTTCCAAAAGCATGAACTGCTAAAAGGTCAACAAACTTCGCtaataattaagaattaataaataaaacatgacaacaataaaatattagttgcaataaaaatataagaacCACCACTATACGAATGCATCCATGAGAACTTAGGCAGCAACAATTGCGGACACTGGCATCATGCAAAGTGACAGAACAAGTTGGTTCAGAAGTGTGAACATGGATGTAAAGTCTACTGATTAaaggtgtgtgtgtgtgtgtgtgtgtgtattatAAGTAAATAGAAGATAATCTTATATCCTTGCACCAAAAACACTTCATAACAAAAGGACTGTCACCAGTTATTCAACCATGGTCATAATGCCTCATGAAGTCAATATTTCATACATGCTCAAATTAAGGATATAGCAATGGAAATTCCAATGCAGCCAAAGCAACTGAAATAGAGAGATAACACATAAAAGTACAATACTAGCCCACAATATCACCAATACCCTTGGATTTttttcaagaagaaaagagaattgatatgtataaaaaacaattaatatgcatcttaaaattctttaaaataatatcCTTTGCAAAAGAAATACTTCTTGCAGGAGTGCTTACTGCAAAACCAAGGCTAAGAATGTAAAGTCACCATAACAAATCCCCATTGCCTCATATTATTAATCCATGGCCAATGGACAGCAGATGCAAAAGACAagaaaaatgtttttaattcAGTCTTGATCCCTAAGTGTGCGCAATGAAGTTTTCAACATGCTCAATATTCCAGTTCCAGTTCTGTAACTAAgtttcagaaaagaaaagaaaaaaaattgtacaatGACACATTTTTAAGTTCTTAAGTTGCATATTTCGCCGTCTTTCTGAAGTTAATAACATATGAATTTCAGCATAGAATAGAACAGCTGAAAAAGAAAGTTCAACAAGAATCACCTCAATTTCCCAATGTAGGTGTTGCTTGATCTTGATATGTTATCAGCATCCATTGAGATCACATACTCTGTGCAAGTAGTTCTGCGCGTTCGCTTGGCAGAGAGAAGAAATTTCCCATTTTCAACAAGTAAGGCTGCAAAGGCATGGAATTGATCAACAGAACATCCTAAAATAGACTTGCAAGCAATAATGCAATCAACGGAATATTGCTTGCTAGAAAATGAAGTAAATTATTTACTGCACAATACGTCTGTATTTAAAGTTCAAGGTCGATTTAAAATTACACAACCCCTCTTTATATGAGTTATTGCAATACAATCCCTTTATATAACTGAGGCCAAGTAGGGTCTACATACAATCCCTATGATCTTGACATAGGGAGAAGATGATAATTCTTATGCAGTATAGAGTGAGAGATGTACACTATTTATAACATTTAGACAGCAAATCAACCAATTAGTAATAGAACTTAGCTAAATCAAATTCTGATAAtcagaattaaaataaagttttgAACTTTAACACTTGCTAATAGCCTCTATTTTCAACAGAAACCAAATGCCCTGATACAGGACAGCATGATTGATGGAACCCAATGATAACGTGTCAGTCAGGCAAGGCTAGGCCTCTCCAACTTTGCTGGGCTCTAGAGCCTTGAATGCGCTAGTCCTCGGAAAATGGTACAAGAgcagaatgaaaaaaaaaaaacacagcaTGAGAAGAGGTTGTTATAAGTGGATACAATACACCAAATGGGTTGTTTGGAATCCACAGAGAATGAAAGTAAGAAATTAAGTTGACCCAACTAGCCTATAAAGTTAGATCTGAAATTATCCCTTAGATATATCAGTAGGTTGATATACATTATTGGTCAATTCTCTAACAACTTCAGTTTTTGGGGTCCAATGGTTGactaacatggtatcagagctctgATTGTCAGAAACCTTGAGTTCCAAACTTCCAATCAACATTTCTTACTCATTAACTTGCAAGGTGCAGGGAGGGGCTGAACTTATATGCTTCTCttcatatgtatttttctaCCTCTTTATGTGGAAGAATATAAGAGATCGAGGAGAAGAAATATAGGTCGAAAAGACGATACAAAGGGCAGAAACAGTagaacaaagaagaatatCGGAGGtcgaggagaagaaaatatagatcGAAGGGGCGAAATCAGAGAGTTCTAGGAAAAGGTTTACTCAACATtcaaatctgaattttaaagaactacaaggggttatttatagaaaactaaaacctagacataataggataaaaatcccttgcttaaacagaaatccaaatccaaataaaataggaaacttaaaactagaaaTCTGGAAATCTGGAAAAGCAGAAATCCTACTAGAATTGGGAAGACTAGAGAATCtaggaaactaacaaatacATTAGGAAACTAATAGATTTAGGTCCTATGCGTCCTGCATCAGGAGGACTACACTTCAAGAAGGATGTTAACTTGATATATGTTGATGGTCCATTCACTAACTTGAACTCCTCAAGTCCAGTGGTTGTGTAAAATCAACCATACTCTGCTTGCCAAACAACTCCTCTAAGATACTGAATCAGGTTACATTCATCGAAGCAGGATTTCTA
Proteins encoded:
- the LOC117636822 gene encoding tubby-like F-box protein 8 isoform X2, with the protein product MDADNISRSSNTYIGKLRSNFLGTKFIIYDTQPPYNSAQLYPPGQSRRFYSKKVSPKVPTGSYNIAQVTYELNVLGTRGPRRMHCNMHSIPAASLEPGGIVPGQPELLQRSLEDSFRSISFSKSIDNSTEFSSARFSDIVGSHYEDEGKERPLILRNKAPRWHEQLQCWCLNFRGRVTVASVKNFQLIAATQSVAGAPTPSQPPQPTQSDHDKIILQFGKVGKDMFTMDYRYPLSAFQAFAICLSSFDTKLACE